From the genome of Phaeodactylum tricornutum CCAP 1055/1 chromosome 9, whole genome shotgun sequence:
CATGGACTCATGACGACGTAGGTGTCAATAAAATTTTCTGAATTGTTACATAGTTTATACATAGTATTGCAAGTAGTCCAAAAGGTTAGCAAGGTAGCACTTTTGAAAGCTTTTGCTATTCAATGTCCACAGGCGAGGGCAAGGCTCTGTCGTGACGAGACAGTCAGAGGTGTCATCGTGTAGCCCTTGGCCGCGCAGACCAAAGCGTACTCTTGCTGCAAAAGTTGTGCCCCAGAGAGGCCAGTTACCTCCTGTAAACGATGTCGCCTTTCCCCGTAGCTGAGGCGTAAGTCCGCGTTCCGGCGCTTGGAACCAACACGTTCGTGCATTTCAAAATCGACAATCTCGAGGTCCGTGTGGGACCAGTCGCACTGCAACGCCATGCCGCCCAAGCAGCAAGGATGATCTCCTAGCACAATTTCGTGCGTTCGGATTTCCAAAATGTCCGAAAAAGCAACTTTCTTGCTATCGATTCGTTTTTCCAGCTCCTGAACAAAAGGCTTGGATGATGTCTCATcggaaaaaggaaacatcCGCGAAGAAGTAGGAGACGGAGGGGGAGATCTCGATCTTGATGTAGGAGTCAATCGCTCTTCATAAATGGTGGATTTAAAATATGATTGTGACGGAGTAGAATTAATCATAATCGTATCTTCTCCGACGACTGGATAGTCAGACCAATCAAAGGTTTCCTTTGCATGGCTGACCTCCCGCAGCGCTTCGATAGAGCACGAAACGGTCGGCTCGACGGAACTTGAAATGAGAGACATGAGGGAGTAGCACTCTTGTGTGGCGAGACGGGGAGAGGAATTAGCCATGATTTTAAGTAGTGGTCGCTTCGTATTTTTGTGAGAGCAATGTTTGCGAAAGGCCTGGTGGGCGGGTTTCGTAGCCAAGAGAGTGAGTGGTCTTGCTTCGCGTTACCACCAaactgtcaatggctctggctcacagtcaacccgAATGGACAAGTTCCGACCCCTTCTCCACCTCACCGCTCCGGAGGCAACGTGTGCTCGCAGTTGTACTATTCGTTTTTCGGAAAGTAAACGCAGGCGTCATTTCGGCTTCTTCACACTATCAATAAAAGAGTAGATATCTGTAGGTCAATGATATGTTGGGACTTTAGTCTTCGAAATGTTGCATGTCCGATGGTGAAATTTCAATACTTCCCTTGTAGAGACTAGCACTTTTCCTTAAGAAGATAAACGATGAAGTATATTGATTTGAAAATACAATCCCAAGGAGTAGTACGTTTCGGAGGGAGACAGAAACATACGTCATCTGGTTTCTGAACCACGTTGATAGCATCATCGATTGCATATATATATGTTCGCCGGCCTTCCAGGTATCTTGGCTTCAAGAACGAGTCCTATTACCCAAAGCGTCATACTTGATTTTAGTTGATACGTCAGATCACTCGAAAAACCACATGAGAATGTCCATGGCCGAAACAAACGACGATCGTGACCTCAGATATCTCTATTCACTCTCAGTTACAGTCAATTCACAGTAAAATATACAGACAATCTTCCGCAGCTCTGCATTATCCTGTATGAAACTTCTCTGCCATTCGTTCGAGCGTGGACGTTATTGCCTCTGATTTTTGGAAGGCACTTGACGAattgtattgactgtgaggattACTTTCTGTTCTCAAAACAAGCTTGATCTTTTTTCTTGACGTAAGGTCTCCTCCAACGGTATTGGTATAAGCCACCTCCGGTAATTGAGGCTTTTCCCGATTGACAGCTGTTCCAGTTGCTTCACACACCCCAACGGTCCGCGGTTTacaagatgatgaagaaggAGGACCACGCCTAATTCTTTCAGATGTTTCTAACGCAGTTTATTTGGAAGGGTTGCTGGGCCCCATACAAAATCCGTTATATGTACCAACGAATGTGCGAAGATCGTTTCGACCCTGCGGCACAATTCAAAAAGTGATGCAGAGTGTACAACTTTGCAGTGGATTCGTTAAACACCAGCGGTTGCGTTGCATGAATACTACTAGCACGACACGAAAGCCGGAAAACGCAAAATGTGAGGCCACCTCACATCGACAGTACAATGTTGCCAGACGGAATGACTCGAAGAATGACTATTTTCTATTGGTCGATTGAGGAAGCATTTACATGTATATTATATCAATTCACCAACGATGTCGTAACGGATAGAATGATTAAAGAAAGCTGCCTTTCCCGCCTAAAATTATTTACGGCCAAAGCCCAACCAATTTTGGCAAATGCCTTTTCTCGAAATATGATTTGAACCGACTGGAAATCAATCCTTTTGTCGCGACCGTCGCGGAGGTCGAAACAGAAACAGTGATAGTTGCGATACTAGCTATCGGCAGGCAACAAGGCAAGCTACGGTGCAAAGAAGAGGCACTTGTGCGTCAAAAGCATATTGCACTATGAGAAACCGCCGGCTGATTGCGCGTGCTGTTGCGTTATTGTGTTTGGCTTCCCAGTACAGTCATGCATCGGTACGAGAGATCAAACTGTTAAGGGACCCGAGAAATACAGAACCCAGTAACCGTCATCAAGGTTTCCTTAACAGACTTCGGCGGCTGTGGGCGCTTAGCGACGTCGAAGTCCAGCAGTTGATTTTCGAGCGTCATACCGAAGACCCTCCGGAGAAAAAGGCGACGGTCTCACCAGCACCCTTTAGTTCGTCTACTCCTAGTGAACCACAAGTGCCCGTTGTTACAACCGCTTTTCCAACCACTAGTCCCTTAACAACTTTGGGTCCAACTGTAAATCCTTCTGACTCCGGTGGAGTTACTTTTAGTCCGACACTGTCAGGAACGGCTGCTACCGGTGGACCTTCGATAGCGGAGCCCGACTCATTCACGGAGTCGCCGGGAGGAATGGGGACTCCCGAACCCACTGACATCGGTGAAACGACTTCAAGTCCGACAACGTCAGGAATATCTGCTACCGGTGGTCCTTCGACGGCTTCGCCGGACTCGTCCACGGATTCACCTGGAGGGTTGGGAACTTTAGAACCCACAGTTCTACCTACAGCAGGTCCGGGCACTTCTGAAACAATAATTCCAACGGTTTCCGACGAAAGTCCCAGCATAGCGCCAGAGGAATCAGGCTCCTCTCCACCAGTTGCAGAAGTGTCTACTATTGCACCGACGATATTAGATGGGGCTTCCAACGTTCCGAGCTCTATATTACCTGAAACGGTTGAAAGCTTTTTGAATCGCACTTTGACAACTGATGGCTCGATGCAAATTGAGGGTACGCCTCAATTCAAAGCATTACAAGCGCTAACAAGAAGCTTTCCAAATTTGGACCCGACAAACGGAACAGCCTCAAAAACGGAAATAACACAGGTGTACTCCCTCAATACGCTCTTTTTCAGTACCAATGGAACGGATTGGATAAATCGAACTGGATGGGGAGAACAGACTTTGCCATGTGGGACCGAGCAAGACGCACCTTGGGCTGGTGTGACTTGCGAAACTGTTGGAATTGGGGGAATTGCCGAAGTCGCAGAAATCAACTTGTCGTCCAATGACATGTTTGGTGAACTTCCATCTGAAGTTCGGGGGTTGACTTCGCTTGGTAAGACTTCACTTTTAGAGCTGGGGAGCCCAAAGGTTACCGGAGCAAGATATCTCACTCGGTTCCTTTATTTTGATCAGTTTCGTTTCAAGTATCCGACAATGACCTGTTCGGAGGCCTGCCGTTCCAAATCAGCGAGCTGACAGCGTTGACATCCTTAAATTATAGCGCTAACTTTCTCAATGAAAGTCTTCCTACGCAGATTGGGCTCATGACGACCTTGCTCGAATTTTCCGCTTTCTTCAACTTCCAAATAGGAGAAATACCGACAGAGATCGGAAACCTGGTGAACCTGACAACGCTACGCCTTGACGAGAATGTGTTCACAGGAGCAATTCCAACTGAACTCGCCAACATATTTGCCCTCGGTAAGTACCAATGAATGCCCAAAGTTTTTCCGGTAATTTTTTTTCTCACAGTAGCTGATTCTTATCCTTAGAACGCCTTTATCTAAATAACAATGCGCTGAATGGAACAATACCGAACATGTTGGGTGATTTGAATAATCTACAGGAGTTCTACTTTAATAACAATGAGCTTGCGGGTAAAATTCCTTCGCAATTGGAAAGAATGAGCAATCTGACGGATTTCGTCGGTTTCCTTAATTTTTTAACGGGGTCCATCCCCGAAGTTTTCGGTTCGCTTTCAAGTCTACAGCGCTTAGACGTGAGTGATAACTTTCTGGCCGGAACACTGCCTGCAGCAATCTTTTCGAGCGAAACTTTGCAGGAATTAGACTTAGCACGAAACACATTTCTTGGTGGCATCCCTCTAGTTGTGATCAACCAGTCGAGTCTCGAAATAATTGATCTGCAGGAAAATCAACTGACGGGAACGCTTTCCGAAGCGGTAGGTTCTTTGACTGCTTTGAAAAGCCTTTTGTTGAACAACAACTTCCTTTCGGGCATTGTCCCTGCCGTCCCAGCAGCACTTGAACAATTACATCTAGGGAcaaatttcttctttggcgcAATTCCATCTGAGATTGGTAGTACAACAGGCTTGAAACAGCTCAGACTAGACGCAAATACCTTCAATGGAACCATCCCTGTCGAGATCTCCCTGCTCGGAGACCTGGAAGTTCTAAATATTTCTGGCAATTCATTTTTTTCAGGTCTCCCTAGTCAACTTGGAGCATTATCAAGTCTACGAGAACTCGATGTCAGTGCGTCAGGATTAAACGGAACCATACCAGCAGCTTTTTTCTCACTTTCGCTACTTGAAAAGCTGTCCTTGGCAGACAACGCCTTAGAGGGAACGATTCCTACTCCAGCGCGATCAGCATCTCCTACGCTTCTTGAGATGCGcctcaacaacaacaaattaAGAGGATCTATACCAGCTACAATTGCTGGGTCAACAAACCTGAGTAAGTAAGAAATTGTGAATACAAGTGCATTGTTGAGATCGGAACTAACAATGTCACGATGTTAAATTCTGTCCTTTCAGCTTTGTTGGATCTAAGTGGCAACGAGCTGACGGGGGATATCCCAGTAGAAATTTACGACGTGGTGGAGCTAAGAGATCTGAATTTTGGAGCCAATCTTTTATTTGGCCCCATTCCTACGCAGTTTGgggcattgacaaagcttgAGAGGCTAGTTATTGGACCAAACTTCTTCTCAGGCACTATCCCGAGTGAAATAGGAGAGCTATTGGAACTAGTAGAATTTCGAATGCCTACAAATTTCTTCAACGGAACAATTCCGACAGAGTTTGGGAAACTCACCAAACTTACAGTTTTGGATTTATCGAACAATTTGGTAGACGGTACTGTTCCTTCTCAGCTTGGCAATATCACAACTCTGCGAGAAGTGCTACTAGGGGTGACGGGTCTATCAGGCTCTGTCCCGGCTGAATTATGTGCCATTGCTGCTGACCCGACTTTGGCGCTGGATATACTAGTGGTTGACTGCGCAAACAACCCACCTACAATAACCTGTGCTGTGCCTCTGTGCTGCTCTTCCTGTACGAACGTGACTGCATCAACCGCTCGGCAGTAGGACAGCTACAAGAATATAAACAAATATAGAGTGGAATGTTTCATTTTTAGTTGTGATCTTGTCGTTTCGACTGAATACGATACGAAGTAAGCTGTCAAAATCTATTTTTCAAGTTCATGCTTGGCGTCTGAGCTAATGAAGTCCAGCAAGTCTATCCGGGAAACGATGCCACTGACTACGCTGCGAGTCACAACTTCGGAATGATTTGCCTTTGTCGAACTCTCCTCCGACAAAGCTTCTACATTTCCATCtccattcacagtcggtTTCCGTTTCTTTGAGGCCACCGAGAAACAACGTTGCTCCGTCACTATCAAAGCAAACGGATCGTGGTCCAGAGCTTGAGCCAACTCATCCAACGTATCGCTCATGCTGAACTTATGAAACGTGTGGTAGATGACACCTGCATCCGCTACCGACGTATCGGGATCGCATCGTCCTAATAGCAACTTGCTCGTCATGTTACCCTCCGTCACAACACCCACGACATTCCCGTCGTCTAAGACTGGCACCATATCGAAACCCTCTCGTTTTAACAGCAAAATAGCATCCTTGCAACTGACATCGCTGGTGATTGTCAAAGGAATGCTGAGATTTAAATCACAAACTCTTTTCGTGGCCCACCAAGAAGAATATGACTTGGCCTTGATAATTTTTCCATCCGCGAATCCATTGTCACGGACCCAATCGTCATTGAGACCTTTGCTCATGTAATTGCGGACAGAGTCGGGCAAAATGATGACGCAGCGTTGTCCAGCTTTCAAGCTTCGCGCAGCCTTGAGCGCGCCCGCGACGGCCGCACCACAACTACCCCCACAGAGTAAACCTTCTTCTCGAATTAAGCGCCGCATTGCAACAAAACTTTCGGCATCATTGGACTTGTACCAATGATCGACAACGCTGCGATCAAGAACGTTGGGAATGAAATCGTAGCCAATGCCTTCGACGTGATACGATTCCAAACGACGTTTGTCATTGAGAGAATCCGGAATGGCCAAGATGCTACCTTCTGGGTCGACACCAATAATTTGAATATCCGGATTGTGTTCTTTTAAACGCTTGGCAATACCGGTTAGCGTCCCGCCTGTACCGGCTCCAGCCACCAACATGTCAACTTTGCCACCCGTTTGGCGTAGAATTTCTTCCGCAGTCCCGTAGTAGTGTGCATTCGGATTCGATGGATTCGAATACTGATCCAGAATGTGTGAATTGGGGATTTCAGATTGTAGACGACGTGCGACGGATATGTGTGAATCCGGTGCGTCGTACGCGGCTTCGGTCGGCGTTCGGATAATTTCGGCCCCCAGGGCCTTCAGAACATCTACCTTTTCTTTCGACATTTTTTCGGGCATTGTAATAATACAGCGGTATCCCCGAACGGCAGCTGTTAAGGCTAGCCCAATTCCAGTATTACCGGACGTAGGCTCAATCAAGGTGTCGCCAGGTTTAATTTTACCGGCCTTTTCTGCGTCCAAAACCATTTGTCGGCCGATTCGGTCCTTGACAGATCCACCAGCGTTGAAGAACTCGCACTTGGCAAGCAATTCACATGGTAAATCGGCTCCAACATGATTCAAGCGTACCAGCGGTGTACCTCCAATCGCTTCAAGAATATCGTCGCAGATGCGATCCATTCGGGGACAACCGCTGCCGACAAGAGCATTCGGCTCCTGGCTTGTGGCTGCGACGTTCGGACACGATTGCTGGCGATGCTTTTGCGAAGAGGTCATGATCAAATCAAATTATCTACACTTCACAAACGAATAGCTAGCCGGTCGCTTCACTTTACGATCCAGATATTGGCAACGGCAGGATCGTGATGAATCTCTCTTAAATGTTGAAGCAGAACACCGACGTCGTCTGATGTCAAGATTCCTGACTATGAACGACTCTTCGAAAAGTAGACTAACGGATAGTATACGCGTCGATTCTCTTTGACTGTGGCTTTacattcgcagtcaatcGTCCCGACAAGGTGAGGCGGACAAACATGTTTTGCTTACACTTATTGATTTATCTTATCAGCGATCATAAAAGTGTGTGTGTCGTACGACACGAAATTGTATCGACATTGAACAGTGAATTGGAATGGGTGTCGTTTGATGCAGGCATAGGTATCTTTGCTACTTAGGTTTCGTTGATAGTTACAGTAATTGCGTTGTCCTTCTCTGTCAAGCATCCCAAGCACTCATAGATGTTGcatattagaaaactgcaacgataacgggctaaaacgtgtctgtgggaccaaaggattgtagatacgataaaagacgtaaaacaaagacttataagcataaacccaagataaagggataaagaaccccgatatgcttgtcgtagggtttttctagtcccctcacattgagaccatgaacataaacttggcgaaatgtgtcccctcaaaaccaccaTGGGAAAAATggggaaccaaataaaaataaaacttcgacactgcatgcaatgacaaatataatgcaaatgcaatttgtcccaacactgaacctgttgagaacgggaaagtcggcaaacccttcttctaaacttgaatcaccataaaatacttcgtatgatagcctgtctcactggacctgtttgaaccttcgtaagtatatccgctaaatttgactctgatggttcatatgcaatcttgatcactttcatggcaacattctctcgtacgaaatgatacgctatcgcgttacttttcttcttcaacactgactctggtgccgtagtattgtaaacaaccgacatattatcacaaagaactttagccggaccatcaataggaatacccatcatacgtaacttgtatcgtagaccttgtatcatctcagtagcatTCTTTAATACAacaaatcaccctacctttgatcccgctacctcagcttagaacagtgggtctgataaactagaaaactgcaacgataacgggctaaaacgtgtctgtgggaccaaaggattgtagatacgataaaagacgtaaaacaaagacttataagcataaacccaagataaagggataaagaaccccgatatgctcgtcgtagggtttttctaatATTGGACCATATTGCGCCACATCCTGAAAACGATCATACATTATAATGTTCGATGTGATGGTATGTCACGATATGCCGAATTTACACAATACCAACAGGATGTCTACGGGCATCGACTACGCGTGCTATTCAAATCAGCTACACAAAGAACAATACCAAATGAGATTTCAGGATAATTAGCTCAGTTGGTAACCTGGCCGATCCTGGCCTCCAGCGCTGCAATCTTTGCTTCCAATTCCGCAACCGCGGGAGTTTTGGGAGCGGCAATCACAATCTCAGCAGCTGTCGAGGTTCCAACTTCGTCAGTCACACATCCTTCACTGGCAGTCGCAACGCACTGGATGTACTTAAAGAGGGTTCCCTGCGTCGCTCGGAGAGGTGGCGGCGTCCATTCTGTTCTTCGCTTCTCccattcttcgtccgaaATCAACAGATCAATGGTTCGTTGTTCAGCACGAGCATCAATGCGGATGGGGTCACCATTCTTAACGAGGGCAATGGGTCCACCAACCTGCGCTTCGGGAGTGATGTGTCCGATACAGAAGCCGTGACTTCCACCACTGAACCGACCATCGGTCAAAAGCGCCACTTTGTCTCCGAGCCCAGCGCCCATGATCGCACTTGTGGGTGTCAGCATCTCTGGTAAGCCCGGGCCACCCTTTGGCCCTTCATATCTAATGATGACCACGTCGCCTGCCTTAATTTCCTTGTTTTCCAAACCACGCATCATCAATTGCTCATTGTCGTACACACGCGCAGTTCCAGTGAACGTTTCTCCTTCCTTACCGGTAATCTTGGCGACACCACCTCCGGGACAGAGATTTCCATACATCATCATCAAGTGACCAGTCTTTTTCACGGGGTCAGAAAGAGGACGGATGATGTCCTGTCCGGGTGTGAGTCCGGGATGATCCTTCAAGTTTTCGGCGTGTGTTTTCCCGCTAACGGTCATTTGGCTTCCATCAAACAAACCATTGTCAATCATGAACTTGATCAATCCAGGAGTTCCGCCAATATTCTGGACATCTTCCATGACGTATTTGCCGGAAGGTTTTAAGTCAGCCAAGAATGGTGTTTGATTGGAGATTCGTTGGAAGTCTTCCAACGTGATTGCTACTTCTGGATTCTGAACCGAGCGACTCATAGCAATCAAGTGTAAGACAGCGTTGGTGGATCCACCCGTGACCATGACCATACGCATGGCATTCTCGAAAGCCGCCTTGGTCATGATATCACGAGGCTTAAGATCAAGTTCCAAAAGGCGATACATGGCTTCCCCCGAACGATAGCACTCAtcagccttttccttggaatccgccggcgacgacgatgaataCGGAAGGGACATGCCTGTAGATCAAGTCACGTGAGAATCACTACATGATCCAAGGGAAGAAAAAAATCCGAGCACGTACCGAGGGCTTCAATCGCGGTGGCCATTGTATTTGCGGTATACATTCCTCCACAGGCTCCTTGTCCGGGACATGCGTGCTGCAGAATTTCCTTGCGCTCCTCCTCCGTAATCTTATCGTAAACATACTCTCCGTAAGACTGAAAGGCGCTGACAATGTCGAGACTGTTTCCAGTAGACGGCTGCTTTCCAGCCCGAATAGTTCCTCCATAGACCATGATACCCGGTCGGTTCAAGCGTCCCATGGCCATGATACAGCCCGGCATGTTTTTGTCACATCCCGGCAAGGCAATCAATCCATCGTACCATTGTCCTCCCATAGTCGTTTCCATGGAATCCGCAATCAAATCGCGCGACTGTAACGAATACCGCATACCGGAGGTGCCCATACTGATACCGTCGGAAACACCCACCGTGTTGAAGCGGTAGCCTACGCAGGAGGCGTCTTCGACTCCTTTTTTGACCTTTTCGGAAAGATCTAAAAGGTGCATGTTGCAAGGATTGCCTTCGTACCAGACGGAGCAGATGCCAACCTGAGGTTTGTCGAGATCTTCCTCCGTAATACCCGTCGCGTACAGCATCGCCTGCGACGCACCCTGGACCTTGGTTTGCGTCAAGGTTCTGCAAATTGAAAATATAGGAACACGTGCGTGTGTAAGCTAGCTACTCTGTGTTGTTTAGTGCACCTTTGTTCTTCGGCAACGCTCACTTTACCCTCTTCTACGAACAATCCGACGGAGTATTGTCCCATGTCGCGATGGCATACACTCACCGACTGTACTTATTCAAGACGGGCTTTTCATCATGGCCTTCCGAATCCATTCGGAGgtgcgtcgtcgtcttggacGACGATCTTCCCACACTTTGTAAGCTGAAGGCCTGGGCAAAGCCCAGCGTGAATCCAAAGTATCCCAGAACGAACTTCATGATGAACCTTGTTCGCGATGGAATGGATAAACCGAGACCTATTGGAGTTTTGTCGTAGACGCCGAATCTTTCGTGATGGGCTGCAGCACCGACCCCTGCGAGTGTCACTTTCCGAACCAAAATCTGGTGCCTCTTTTCTTGGTCCTCACGCGATCCTACCAGTGAGACGTGCAGTGGGCCAGACGTGTTTCGGAACGTTGGCACGTTTGTTTGTCTGTTTGTATGGCGGTGCCTCCACCTACTACTGTGTCCGCTCTCGACGTGTTGATCGGATATTTCGTCTGTTCGCGCCAAACTTTACAAGCCGTGGAACCAACGGAAGACAACAGacacagacacacacacacacacacacactcgtAACGTATAAATCGTTTCTCAGTTGGTACATTCCCTGAACGTTCTGCGTCCATCGTCACCATGGCTGCCGCAGTAGAACAACAGCAGTACGAAAACCCGGTTGCCCAGGAGTTCCAACAGGAAGGAGGAGCCGAAGAGGAAGTCGAGGTACGTCCAACAATGCAACCGATCCCCCACACGGAATTCCGTCATTTTCCGTGACGCTGCCGTTGCTCGTAGAATATGTACCAGGACTACGCAAAACTGCCGCCGACCAGTCCCAGCCCTTCTCACTCGCAACGTTTTTGCTTCTCGTGCCACGACAGGTTGCGGTATCGTACCAAACATTGGATGTTTTACAGGAGCACGGTATCGCTGCCAACGACATTCAAAAGCTCAATGCGGCGGGATATCACACGGTTGAATCGGTACGTCTTCCTTTGGTGGAGTAATTGAGAAGTCCCAATTGTCGCATTCCGTTACGACACGCGATCTTCTCTGCACACCTACATTGCTCTCACTAGACATTTCTCGTTTCCTCGTTCCGTCAGATTGCCCACGCGACGATTCGTAAGCTTTCCGATGTCAAGGGAATTTCGGAAGCAAAAGTGCTCAAGCTCAAAGAGATTACCAAATCTATGGTACCCATGGATTTCAAAACGGCTGCCGATGCGCTGGAAGACCGCAAGTGCGTACTTTTGTAGTGATCACTCATACGCAACATACGGAGTCTCCTGTCTTTATTCGTCTCACACGATTTTTCTTCCTTTGAATCAGGGCTCTTGTCACGCTCACCACAGGGTCCATCGAActcgacaagcttttggaaggtgGTGTTGAAACCGGGTCCATCACGGAAGTATTTGGGGAATTTCGTACCGGCAAGACCCAACTTTGCCACACGCTGTGTGTTACCTGTCAAATGGCAGTCACCGAAGGCGGCGCCGAAGGAAAGGCGATCTACATCGACACGGAAGGAACCTTCCGTCCCAATCGCCTCCAAGCTATTGCCGAACGCTTCGGTTTGGACCCTACCGTCGCCCTCGAAAACGTGGCCTACGCCCGAGCACACAATTCTGAGCACCAGGCTGAGCTGCTCAAATTAGCCGCAGCGATCATGTCGCAGGATCGCTACGCCCTTCTCGTGGTTGACAGCGCGACGGCTCTCTTTCGTACAGACTACACCGGCCGCGGTGAACTTTCTGAGCGGCAAATGCAAATGGCACAATTTTTGCGTCAATTGACCCGATTGGCCGAAGAATTCGGTGTCGCTGTTTTTATCACCAACCAAGTGGTGGCCAACCCGTAAGTCCCAACGATCGTCTTCGAATTTTGTCTCTGCGCAAGCGCGCCTAACAGTGACCAGTCTGACACAGATGTCTGTTTTTATCATTCTCTTCAGTGACGGCATGAGTTTTGCCAAGGACAGCACCAAGCCCATCGGCGGAAATATTATGGCACACGCATCGACCACGCGGCTTCGGCTACGCAAAGGACGTGGTGACAATCGTATTTGTACCGTCTTTGATAGCCCTACGTTGCCCGAAGCTGACGCCCAATTCGCCGTCGGCGCCCAAGGTGTCTGTGACGCACAGGACTAGAAACAAACAAGGATCCGACAGACCACATGCGCATCTTTCGAAGCGCTTTCCACCATGTTTGTGAAAAACTGGTGCGTTTTCACTTCTGTTTGGAGAATGCCGTTTCTTGCCAGGCGCCTAAAGTAGAAAGGTAGCTTTGGATGGATCTTCCTTTTTCGCTTCGGATAACATTTTAGAAGAACATTCATCACCCTCTCGTGACTAGACTTTTACCTACGGAGAGAAGAGGTCGGACGAGGTTATCCATCCAGTGCAAAGGTCGAATGCTGGCCACGAACTAGTAGGCTTAGCTGCGTTTTCCTACTGTATGTCAGCAATAGTTCAGGTAGTACGGCACTCACGACGAAAAGGGCGAGAGGAGCATAAAACAAATTGGTGTGATCAATaaactttccaaagacgAGAAGGGGTAACAAAGACGTTGTCTCTGAACAGCAGTGACGACTTTATGTGTGTGCACGGCCTCCACCTTGCAAAGTGTTTCCTAGTTCGAGAAAGCGAGGCGAGAGGGAGAGGGTAGAGACTGTTTTAGAGAAAGTAGCACAGTGGCCTCTTATGAGTTTGCATACAGCACCCGAAGGAAGAAAAATGCCGACGATGGGAATACACATCTACCTCTTTAGTAGAGAATGGTGTCATGAAAAGTAGCAAGGTTGGATTCTAATCAGCGAAGACGGCTTTTTTGATACCAAAAAACAACCAGGTGTTGACTCTATTTCCGTTTTTCATGGACTCACTAAACAACCGTGCCCCTGCTTCTGCCGGTAAGAGTACGACCGTACTGGCAGCCAAAGTTGCAGTCACCAATCCGTATGCGTGC
Proteins encoded in this window:
- the RAD51-g1 gene encoding Rad51 DNA recombination/repair protein (Rad51 is the eukaryotic homolog of RecA and is involved in homology searching and strand exchange in homologous recombination during DNA repair and meiosis. Phatr2_54533 is closest to the Thalassiosira pseudonana protein Thaps3_ 255596 and both have very high homology to Rad51 and DMC1 (meiotic-specific Rad51 homologs) in animals, plants, and yeasts. This gene is expected to be expressed constitutively (and there is some EST support under standard, 'silica minus' and 'Fe minus' conditions) but it might be expected to be up-regulated during meiosis.); protein product: MAAAVEQQQYENPVAQEFQQEGGAEEEVEVAVSYQTLDVLQEHGIAANDIQKLNAAGYHTVESIAHATIRKLSDVKGISEAKVLKLKEITKSMVPMDFKTAADALEDRKALVTLTTGSIELDKLLEGGVETGSITEVFGEFRTGKTQLCHTLCVTCQMAVTEGGAEGKAIYIDTEGTFRPNRLQAIAERFGLDPTVALENVAYARAHNSEHQAELLKLAAAIMSQDRYALLVVDSATALFRTDYTGRGELSERQMQMAQFLRQLTRLAEEFGVAVFITNQVVANPDGMSFAKDSTKPIGGNIMAHASTTRLRLRKGRGDNRICTVFDSPTLPEADAQFAVGAQGVCDAQD